Proteins found in one Triticum aestivum cultivar Chinese Spring chromosome 4D, IWGSC CS RefSeq v2.1, whole genome shotgun sequence genomic segment:
- the LOC123098108 gene encoding U-box domain-containing protein 21-like, with the protein MALLARRSRRAATKAAAPVAVELSIPAHFRCPISLDLMRDPVTAPTGITYDRESIEAWLDTGRAAVCPVTHAPLRRDDLVPNHAIRRVIQDWCVANRSRGVERIPTPKIPVTPVQASELLFEVAESARARDRGAAARCAAAVARVRALARESERNRRCFASIGTGRVLAAALESLAAGGGEPAGGVLEDVLAALVRMAPLDGETARILGSPRSLGSLVAIAENGSLAGRLNAVMAIKEVVSSCDGACTDLGVKADDIVDALVKIIKAPICPQATKAAMVAAYHLARSDERVAARVARTGLVPVLVESLVDADKSVAEKALALLDAVLASEQGRESARMHALTVPILVKKMFRVSDLATELAVSAMWRLGKNAGGDEGAATKCLVEALRVGAFQKLLLLLQVGCRDATKEKTTELLRMLNKHKGVGECVDAMDFRGLNKLS; encoded by the coding sequence ATGGCGCTGCTGGCACGGAGGTCGAGGAGGGCGGCGACCAaggcggcggcgccggtggcggTGGAGCTGTCCATCCCGGCGCACTTCCGGTGCCCGATCTCGCTCGACCTCATGCGCGACCCGGTCACGGCGCCCACGGGGATCACCTACGACCGGGAGAGCATCGAGGCGTGGCTCGACACCGGCCGCGCCGCCGTCTGCCCCGTCACCCACGCCCCGCTCCGCCGCGACGACCTCGTCCCCAACCACGCCATCCGCCGCGTCATCCAGGACTGGTGCGTCGCCAACCGCTCCCGCGGCGTCGAGCGGATCCCCACGCCCAAGATCCCCGTCACCCCCGTCCAGGCCTCCGAGCTCCTCTTCGAGGTCGCCGAGTCCGCGCGCGCCCGCGACCGCGGCGCGGCCGCCCGGTGCGCCGCCGCGGTCGCCAGGGTCAGGGCCCTCGCCAGGGAGAGCGAGAGGAACCGGCGCTGCTTCGCGTCCATCGGCACTGGCCGCGTGCTCGCCGCGGCGCTCGAGTCgctcgcggcgggcggcggcgagccaGCCGGGGGTGTTCTTGAGGACGTTCTCGCGGCATTGGTCCGCATGGCGCCGTTGGACGGGGAGACCGCCAGGATCTTGGGATCGCCGCGCTCGCTGGGCTCGTTGGTCGCGATCGCCGAGAATGGAAGCTTGGCGGGAAGGCTCAACGCCGTGATGGCGATCAAGGAGGTCGTGTCCTCGTGCGACGGAGCATGCACGGATTTGGGCGTGAAAGCCGACGACATCGTGGACGCGCTGGTCAAGATCATCAAGGCTCCCATCTGCCCACAGGCTACCAAGGCAGCCATGGTCGCCGCCTACCATCTGGCGCGCTCCGACGAGCGCGTCGCGGCGCGCGTAGCCAGGACCGGTCTCGTGCCGGTGCTCGTCGAGTCCCTCGTCGACGCCGACAAGAGCGTGGCAGAGAAGGCGCTGGCGTTGCTCGACGCCGTGCTCGCGTCGGAGCAAGGCCGCGAGAGCGCGCGCATGCACGCGCTCACCGTGCCCATCCTCGTCAAGAAGATGTTCCGCGTGTCCGACCTGGCCACCGAGCTCGCCGTCTCGGCGATGTGGAGGCTCGGCAAGAACGCGGGGGGCGACGAGGGCGCAGCGACGAAATGCCTGGTAGAGGCGCTGCGGGTCGGAGCCTTCCAGAAGCTGCTGCTTCTCTTGCAGGTTGGCTGCCGGGACGCAACCAAGGAgaagaccaccgagctgctcaggATGCTCAACAAGCACAAAGGCGTAGGGGAATGCGTCGACGCCATGGACTTCAGAGGGCTCAACAAGCTGTCCTGA